The genomic interval GGTCCTTCACCATAAGCCTGTATAAAAAATAAAATAGACCAACAAAGAAAATGAATTGCCAGAATTTTTGTCTTCATATACTTCTCCAATAAATTATTTGCTATTTAGTAACTTATTTTCCTCTTATATATAATTCCTTTTTACTATAAATCGTTCATTTATTCTAATAAAAATAAACAAGCAATAAAAACTTCGGATATATCGAGTCATGAAAGGAAATCCCCACATCTCATTGAGATGTGGGGATTCAAATTGCCTTTTTACATCTGTGTGACGTTTATTGATTCTTTGCCCTTCTTCTTGTTGCAAAGAATAACATAGCACCTGCTGTTAAAGTTATGAACAGGATATCACCTGCATAACCCGTCGTATTGTCCACAGGCGAACAGGAAATGATAAATCTCCGTTTCGGTTTCTGTCCTTCACCGACAATGTCAACATACTTATCTTCTGCCTTGACACCATCATTGACTGTCAATTTCACTTTGCCATTATAGGTTCCCGCTTTCTTCGGAGCAAACACGACATCAATCGTCTTTGTTTCACCTGTTCCTACACTTAAGGTACCGGAATCAGGTTTTACAACGAAAACACCATTTGCTGTATCTTCTACAGAAATAGTTACGTTTACCGCAACATTGCCCTTGTTCACCAACAAGACTCTCCTCTTATATGACTTGTTAATAGGCTGTTCGCCGAAGTCTACCTTTTCAGGAACGATTGTTAACTTACCTTCTTCAGGCTGA from Candidatus Hydrogenedens sp. carries:
- a CDS encoding DUF5011 domain-containing protein, which translates into the protein ATTTRTVQVVDTKPPVITLKGGAKIEINKGETFTDPGATAIDECQGDVQVTVTGTVDTSVAKEYTLTYTAKDASGNTATATRTVIVKDVTKPQPEEGKLTIVPEKVDFGEQPINKSYKRRVLLVNKGNVAVNVTISVEDTANGVFVVKPDSGTLSVGTGETKTIDVVFAPKKAGTYNGKVKLTVNDGVKAEDKYVDIVGEGQKPKRRFIISCSPVDNTTGYAGDILFITLTAGAMLFFATRRRAKNQ